The following proteins are co-located in the Castanea sativa cultivar Marrone di Chiusa Pesio chromosome 8, ASM4071231v1 genome:
- the LOC142607312 gene encoding uncharacterized protein LOC142607312: MAKKKNKNNQNQSPNQNQKANEAEAKKEEVVTEKVVVAEEKKDNGGGEKKNKDSNSLTSVYKIDIHCDGCATKIKRCVKEFQGVEDVKTEMALNKLTVVGKVDPTKLRDKLSQKTRKNVELVSPLPPKKDNKAAADDNKPEKKPEDKKPKEAPVTTAVLKLSLHCQGCIGKINKLVLKTKGVQEMTVDKEKELVIVKGTMDAKALAESLKERLKRPVEVVPPKKEKEGGGDGDKKDGGGGGGGGKKKGGGDGGQGQGGGGGNVMMENRMEVLGHPGFGYYDNGYGYGSGFVNGYGHANGSEYGYAHGYGGPMGAPMGGPMGVPVGGPMVAPVGAHLHQAPNMFSDENPNACSIM; the protein is encoded by the exons ATGGCCAAG aagaagaacaagaacaacCAGAACCAGAGCCCAAACCAGAACCAGAAGGCCAATGAGGCCGAGGCCAAGAAGGAGGAAGTGGTGACCGAAAAGGTGGTGGTGGCGGAGGAGAAGAAGGACAATGGCGGaggagagaagaaaaacaaagactCGAATTCACTCACGTCGGTTTACAAGATCGACATTCATTGCGATGGCTGCGCCACCAAGATTAAGCGATGCGTCAAAGAATTCCAAG GCGTGGAGGATGTAAAGACGGAGATGGCGCTGAACAAGCTGACGGTCGTCGGAAAAGTGGACCCCACGAAACTGAGAGACAAGCTGTCTCAGAAAACGAGGAAGAATGTGGAGCTTGTCTCTCCTCTGCCTCCTAAGAAGGACAACAAAGCCGCCGCCGACGACAACAAACCTGAGAAGAAACCCGAGGACAAAAAACCCAAAGAG GCTCCAGTGACGACGGCGGTTTTGAAGCTGTCACTGCACTGCCAGGGGTGCATTGGGAAGATTAACAAATTAGTCTTGAAGACCAAAG GTGTGCAAGAAATGACAGTGGACAAAGAGAAGGAATTGGTGATTGTGAAGGGTACTATGGATGCAAAGGCTTTAGCTGAAAGCTTGAAGGAGAGGCTCAAGAGGCCAGTGGAAGTTGTGCCcccaaagaaagagaaagaaggcGGCGGTGACGGTGACAAGAAGGATGggggcggcggcggcggcggcgggaAGAAGAAGGGTGGAGGAGATGGTGGGCAAGGgcaaggtggtggtggtggtaatgTAATGATGGAGAATAGAATGGAGGTTTTGGGACATCCCGGGTTTGGATATTACGACAACGGATACGGGTATGGTAGCGGGTTTGTTAATGGGTATGGGCATGCTAATGGGAGTGAGTATGGGTATGCGCATGGATATGGAGGACCCATGGGTGCACCCATGGGTGGACCCATGGGCGTACCCGTGGGTGGACCCATGGTTGCACCCGTGGGTGCGCACTTGCACCAGGCACCAAATATGTTCAGTGATGAAAACCCAAATGCTTGCTCAATCATGTGA